The Emys orbicularis isolate rEmyOrb1 chromosome 4, rEmyOrb1.hap1, whole genome shotgun sequence genomic sequence AGCCCTGAAactccccagcctttgttcagtttcccggggcaaggtgtcacctggcttctaaccccttcctgggttctcatgttacatgctcaggtattctccctcaaggccagtctcccatcccccaatgcagaccgtcctagccacactcccctgccttcccagccaacactccccactcagcattcaaagaccacattaagaacagtcccagttcgtcacatctctccccccttcaagaccgaactgagcggggtcacttcagccagtgacccggggaagttcgaacctacccacgTTCCCGTGGATGCTCCAACACCCCTCCCATTCCtcggtgagaattacaccaggcccttccagtttcacaccccccccttaggtcgggtatgctcgatggcactcgtagttcgcctgtgggaaggtttatgcggcccgtgcccttttcccaccccaatacccctggggttccaactgggcttgggtcttctcccagcattccagtctggaggtctgtgattcgggctctcttggttcagagccccccttttgaccctggccaccctctggaaaggctcctctatgatgggcaagggtcctaaagccattttccccttgtcccacgccttcctccccctctgacaggggtcacaggatcggcagtactgtcggacagtaacaaagaccccaggccagtaaaagtttcgtagcagcctctgctgggtacgccaggctccctggtgccctgagaggggaatgtcatgggcccggtacagcagctggcggcgatacttctgggataccaccagctgcctcttgATCCCcccgactccattttccctgggggagcccattctcggtacaggaaccccttctcccacaggaaccttttctggccacctctccccatggtctgtaccacactgaggtcggccaggtcccttatcttctgcaaggagggatctttctgcaactcggcctggaactcagcagctgggacagggatgggcacctgctctctctcgccggctgggtctgaagccgcagcctccctgagccatgtccctgggcgttccctccccaccagattAGGGTCCTgtgcctcgggcaaggcaccctccccaaggtcagggcgcagtgccccttgCCGATTTTGAGtacgggtcacaaccagggcaccctgggggttgcttggccagtcctccaggtcccccccccatcaacatcccagtgggcaaatacgggcgtacccccacgtccttggggccctccttggccccccacttcaggtgtaccctcgccacaggcaccttgaatggggtcctgcccacccccgtcagggtcaggtaggtgttgggcaccacccgatctggggccaccaccttgggccgggccagcgtcacttCTGCGCccatatcccagtatccattgaccttcctcccatccacctccaggggaacaaggtactctttccggagggacagccccgcgcccaccctgtaaaccaaaaaccctgagtctggagcatccagcccccaagaggagctggcctggagctgtcctccctccttagcaggtagtatgctgccagcccccctttccTGGGAACGCTGCCTCTCgcctggctgggtctctacccagtcaaccctctgtgggttcggtccgctcagtctgtccctgagcctgaggcactgggcccttatgtggcctctttggccacagtgatagcagcccatgtcccgtgggCCCAGgtcggatggacctgacgctggatgttcccctttggtgggggttctccatATTTCCCCGCTGGTAGGTCCcctggtgactctctctctgcgttgtggtgggctGTTCCTTTGGGATTCCTCTCTGTTATCCCCTGtccgactgttcacaaactcgtcaGCCAGCTGGCCTGCGTGCtgtgggttctctggtttttggtCCATCAACTgtcgcctcaggtcggatgggcactgctcatacacgtgctccagtacgaataggtcaagcaggtcttctttagtttgggccccagctgtccacttgcgggcGTACCCCTGGGCCCGGTtggctagttgtaggtatgtgacctcacgggttttacgctgactccggaaccttttccggtacatctcaggagtcagcccaaactcgcggagcagggcctttttgaaagttcgtagtcccctgtctccgcccctttcagtcggctgtacacctccctggctgtggagtccagtgaggggatgagaaactggagcctgtctgcagggtcaacccgGTGCAGCTCACAGatattctcaaaggccgtcaggaaggtatccatgtcctccccctccttacgctgggccaggaagcacttatcaaagctctttgcagtcttgggtcccccctcactcaccgcagccgggggctcactgctcctcagcctggccagttccagctcatgctgacgctggttctcctcatgctgacgttgtttctccttctcttcccgctcctgcttcagttcttgcttccttaACTCAAGCTCTTCCCGTCTCATCTCCCATTCATATTCCAGCCGCATCCGTTCCAGGGATGGGGAGCTCCAccgggacgatcccctgctggccgccggGGTCGAGTTTTCTCCTCTTTAGATGCAGTTCTCTCTCTCAGTCTGTTTGGGAACAACTGGTTTCCATTCTAATCAGGGAGGACAGGGCTATCCGCTATGATGCACCAAGTTATTATTAATTAATGAGCAATGTCTGTTTAATTTCCAAACTGCaggaatgggagtcaggactcctgggtttgttgttttatttttacaagctctgggtggggagtaaGGTCTAgttgggttagagcaggaggggctggaggctggTCTTCTTggttctagccctggctctgggaggggaggcgaGTCAGAGCAATGGGGCCCAGATGTCAgggctctgtgcagtgcctggcacaatgggcccAGATGTCaggggtctgtgcagtgcttggcacaatgGGCCCAGATGCTAGTCAGgggtctgtacagtgcctggcacaatgggcccAGATGTcaggggtctgtgcagtgcctggcacaatgggcccAGATGTCAGGGGTCTATGCAGTGCCTGGAACAATGGGCCCAGATGCCAGTCAGGGGTctatgcagcacctggcacaatgggtccAGATCTTGGTCAGGAgcctttaggcactactgtaGTCACATATGATAACACTGCTCTAGAAGAAGGAAGCAAGTGCAGTCACAGCATGTAGGTAGTGATGACCCCTTGTTCCTCCCTCAACCTGTTCCCTGTGGGTACTGGAGCCAGAGCCAGTTACAGCCAGGTTTGACTGCTTTCCTGCTGCTGTCCCTGCGGAGCCAGCACAGtgacaggagagagagctggATTGCTGTCTGTCTTGAGCATTGCTAGCAGAACCATGAACCTGCTGCTGCCCACTGCAAACTCTTCATTCTGGCTGCTGCTTGAGAGGGAAGGAGCCTCCTGGACCCCAGGTGGTGACTGTAGGGCTGGTCCGTGGTTAGGGAAAGCAGCTTCATTTTGCTTCTAAATTGGGCATGTAGTTTGTCTCTGAGCTGGTGAGCTGCGATAAATGAAGCCCACGAGGCCACGGTGTCCCCAATTCTCCTCTGAGCACTaaaatgggagggaagggggcagttcaggccatgggaagcagagaatagctgGAATATAGGAGCTCCCCCTGGGCTGAGATGCTAGAGGTGAACAGGGGGATCAGTATCAAGACCTTgtgctggctctgtgctgctcagGGAGGCCCTCTGCCAGTGGATTATTCCCTGGGGGCTGTCTCCACCCGCTTCCACCACGTCCCCTGCCGTACAGGGGCTGGATCACAACAGAGAATAGGGCTATAGAGCAGAACAGCGCTTTAAGGCTAGATCTCAGGGCGGcagcggagggggtgggggtggcaagaGCCCTGAAAGCAGCTGTGCCCTCCAGCCATGGGAAGCCAACTCCCAGCCACATGAAGCTCTTGCTGCCAGCTGCCCCGGAAAGTCCCATGGGGCCAGTGTTCCATCGCCCAGGGCGATTGACTCTCCACAGCGTCCTGCTGCCCATGGGAGCAGCAGCCGCGAGGGGTAGAGCATCCATCACCCTGCTGAATGGAACAGCCTGGCTGTCTGGTTAACAGAATGGAACAGCCTGGTTAACAGACTGgctgtctcctgaaccccagctggagaggagtctcagagaggaggaaaagatataaaaatgaggaacagaggccCCAAATCACCTTTCCCCTCATCTGTACTCATGGCATCAACAATGTTTGAAAGACAAAAGATGCATCATTGAACTGGGGGAGGGTTCCTGGCTGAAAAATCCAGCCAGACTGCTGTAAGCATATGGTGAGAGAAACCCttttgctttaaattcacttagcttgttaagttaggtattagtttgcatcttaccttttatttctttgtaaccagttctgacttttatgcctcatcacttgtaatcacttaaaatctacctttctttagttaataaatttgttttaactgaaccagtgtgtgtttggattgaaatgTTTGGGAACCTCCTCTTGAGATAATGgagtttgtgcatatcattttccattactgaaatgacagactttctatgagcttgtattgtccaggagggtgctgggcagtacaaaatgtacatttgtggggacaagtctgggactaGGAATTTTctggtgtcactctgcaatataattcaggagcAGCTGGCTTAGAGCACTCATATAATTcaactgggagtaatttacatgctggaggctgtgggtGAACAGTCCGGGAGTGGCTGCTCTCACAGCAaggcagtgtaaaaggcaccccagattGGAGAaatgaggggacacagctgttcaacaggccagattgtaccctggggaacaTCACAACCCCATTGTTTAGTCTTTGTCTCTGTCTATCTGACCTCCTTGGTCTATTCCTAAGTGAGAGCCCCAGACTTTCTCCAGCAGCCAACCCTTAacacccccacccagggccggctctagcttttttgctgccccaagcaaaacaaaacaaaacaaaacaaaaaaacggcagccacagggagcgcgtggagggcggtcaaggcggctcgcaggggggtgaagggcggtgcccacctgctccctccacccatgggcagccaggcgctgcagcccTCTCATAGCcaggcgagaggggctcccccctccggccttggggtgcctctcccaggggctgcaggaggtgctggctcagccgctcctttaaaggcggctctgccgggctgggctcagagcggtgtgggaggcggaggccggtgcagatggcggggagtggcgcgtcccggggagcccggcggcacagTGAGCGGCGGGCAttgctagttcctgcccccccgggccggggtccgtgcccctgcagggctgggctgggactgtcGGAGCGCGGGGAGCCGGCCGGGGGCTCCGGAGCCGCGGACCGGGctgccaaagaaaaaaaaaagaaccacggcagggcggccggaatgtgtcgccccaagattggctggaatgccgccccttacagtgtgccgccccaggcacgtgctttctcgtctggtgcctggagccggccctgcccccacctccataGTTCTTAGTCTTTTGTTCTTCAGCCCGGGTTTTTGCttagcttccctgctgagagttGGGGAAACCCTTCTCCCTCTGGGTCCCTGGTTGCTAGGTGTCAATGTGTTGGTGACTGGGTTTTCCATTGTCTTTTTGGACTTTCCATTGATATGAGACTGGCCTCGGacactcttttttaaaatgacccTGTAATGGGGTGTATGTACCACATGCCAGCCCAGCAACTAAAGGGTTAACACAGCCCTTGTTGCCTGCCCTCCTTGATTGGCTGCCTCAGTGCAGCTGGGACGATAAAAGGACTGGGAGGGGGTGGTGTGGCTCCCTAAGGAGTAAGCAGGCCTGGAGGAGGGAGCTCTTCTCAGCAAGCTGCTCAGGGACAAGATGGAGACAGCCTGCAGAACCTGGGGGAGGTAAGTAGGAGCTTGTGGCATAGCTGGAGGTGATGAATCCTGATCTGGCTTACTTAGCTTGAGGGCCCTGAGTTGGAACCTACTTgagtgggtgggtctgggttccTCTAACCCCCTGATCATAGGTGTGGAAActagggatgtggggggtgctgcagcatccccaggcCCACTGGCCCTGCACCTAGGCCTCcactctccagcctggggcttgggtcctggctgctggtcTGTGCTTGGGGCTCCTGCCCCAGGGCTCCACTCCCGGCCCTGGGTCTGGGACTCTACTCTCTGGCTCTGCGCCTGTGGCTTGCAGCTCTGCCATTGGACCCATGCCTGGGGCCCTGCACCTGGCCTCCTgctcccagggctctgctcttggTGTCCCAACAGCTGGCCCTGTGGCTGGGGCTCTGCTACTGGCCCTGTGCTCACCCCCAGCCTTTGCCCCCTTACACctgtctgggtctcccctcccagagatgtggcactgctcctggccccagctgggggaggggcgtggaCAGGGGTaaaggggctggctttcagcacccccactgttaAAAGGGTTCCAGTGCCACTGTGTGCCAGGCCAACTTCAGCGGTTATGCCCTATCTAGCCAGAGGGGGTACCATTGCACTGACACCAACTCACAAACCCATACAGGCTCAGACAGTTAGGTGACATTCATACTTGTGTGTCTCAGCCTGCCCTGAGAGCCAACagtcctcccccactccccccatggCTAACAATGCAAcacaagggaaactgaggctcataaaaatattacagaaaattcccactcagTCACatactgaaacagtcttttgtcCTGTCATAGATCGGGTGACCCCTTGTCTTTTTTTATCTTTGTGTTTTCAGGTATTTGCAGTGGTTTCTGATGGTTTTCTATTGATAATCTTGGGCTGGAGCAAGGCTAGACAATTGAGCCTTACATTACATTACCACTAATGAGGGAGGCATGACCACTCCTGCTTGAATGGGTTCTCACCAGACATATCCCTGGGAGATCATCTTCGACTGagtccataaagcatactttcaacGTAGTTATGTTTCTTAAATTATTACCTGTAACTACTTCTTGCAATGATTAGGAGTCTTGATAAGTCACGAGCTTTCTGTAGCTACCTTCCATGTTACCCTTTATGGATAAATGCTGGGCACGACATGTTTGATGTAGTGAGTTTATCAGGTCTGAGATAAGAGTTGCTTACAcagaacaggggaccctttgccaagggaCCTTTGTGTCACTCCACCCCAAGGGGGTGGTTCATCCCATTCCCTATAACTAGTATGTAtgccagcctcccccagccccatggggCTGATCAGCATCCCTCCATTGGAATCAAGGAGGCTAGGTACCCAGTGGGTGTAAACTGGTTGTAGATCTGTTGGAGTCAAGAGAGCCAGATCCCCAAATGGTGTAAATCAACCCtatctccattgaaatcaatgggccagatccccagctggtccAAATCAGCTGGAGCTGCAAGGGGGCTAAatccccagctagtgtaaatttGGCATTACTCCATTGGTGTCTGGGCCAGATCCccggctggtgtaaatgggtgcagccctattggagtcaatggagtgaTGCCAATTTACTCCAGTTGGGGTTCTGCCCTGTTGTGCTGAGCTCTGGGTACCACACCACCAGAGTGAGATCAGCATACTGGTAGCTGCTCAGAGAAGAGCTCAGGTGACTGATTTAGGTGGATCCAGCTGATTTAGGGATGCAGCAATGAAGGGTGGTGGTGACACAGGATCTCTGATGGGTTAAACCCCCCCAGGAAGGAGGAGCTTAGTTTGACAGACAGGGGAATAACTAGAGTCATAGGATAGAACCTGAGTGAGGGACAAGGGGAGCGAGGAGATATTCTGGGAGGTGAGATGGCTTAGGCCATAGGATCTGCCTCTGGGGGAAGTGATGGGAGCCCCAATGGCATTTAACATGACTGGTCAAGCCCATAGGAAATGTCCTGTTGGGAGATCAATCCTGCCCTGGCTTTGTGGCGATAAGCTGGGTGGTCTAGTTGGTCCTTCTCATCTCTCACACCAAGGGGTCTTTGATGGGCATTCCCTTACTCAGATCTCCCTGATGGGAGAGGGAGCCTCACCCTCAGCCCTTTGCTCAGCCTTATCTGTTACTTCCAGTTagtatttattatgtgtattatcgcaggagccccagccatgggccAGGACCTCACtttgcgaggtgctgtacaaacacacaacaaagacGACACCACAGTCCCTCCTTGGGCTTATGCCCTGCAGAGACTTGTGGCTGTGGAGTCTTGTCGATGGATTCAGGGAATTGGTCACTGGACATggatgggggcccctgtggaTCACAATGGTGAGAGTTGTGCGGGAGCCATGCCAAGCCAAGCCTGGTTGTGGTGGTGGGAGCAGTGCTGAGCCGAGCTGTGCTATTAGGAGCTGTGTGGGCTGGTAGCTGCCAGATGGAGCCAGGTGAAGCTGGGAGGAGTTAGGGCTATTTGACATGTACTCGTGTTCTGTTACAGAGCTGAGGGAGTGAATCCTGTGAGCTGGAACATGGCTCCTTCTCTACTCTGGTCTTATTCCATGTCAGACTATGTGGGGAGGCACTTGCCCTTCCTGTGGCATTATTCACCCCCTGGTGATGCCTGCTGCAAGGAGGGCAAGATCTACCATCAGTCCCGGCTGTGTGGGAGCCGATGCCCATGGAGATGCTGGAGGGCGGTGCTGGCCCTGGGATGGGTGCAGGGCACTGGGGCATCCCCAGGAGGCGTGTGGAGCTGGCTAGGAGAGCAGGCAGCTCCTCTTGGGTTTCCGTTTGCGCTGGCTCTTCTGCATGGCGCTCAAGGCGGCACTGGAGGCCTCTGTGAAGATGTCGGTGATGTTCTCCTGGTACTTGGCCGAGCACTCGAGGTAGGTGACAGCGTGCACCTCCCGGGCCATGGCCTCTGCCTGCAACAGGGGAGTGGTGTGAGACCTGCAGAGGGTGGGGTCCCTGCTGAAGGCATGTCATGCCCATTGTACAGCCTGGGACCTCCAGGATCCATTCCCATTGGGCATCACCTCCCCTACCACCATCCCTGGGCTTCCCCATGTCTCTGGCAGCGCCCAGGACATGCCCTACTTTGGCTGACGTAATCGCTGCCTTGCCACAACCTCATCCCAGCAGGAGCTTGGCTGACCCCTGGCCCGTTATCTCTGGGAGGGACTATTTTTCCTTCCTGAGGATTCAGGATGGCATGTGCTGGCCAAGTAGgcttgggggtgtgggggggggggagggaagaagggggctGTCACCTTGTGGTAGGTGATGGGCTCCAGCTGGTCCTTGTGGAGCCGCCTCAGAAGGACCTTGTCCTTCCTCAGGTCAGTCTTGCAGCCCACCAGCACGATGGGGACACCCTTGCAGAAGTGATTCACCTCCGGGTACCACTGTGCAGGGAAAGAGATGGCGACGGGGGGCTGAGCACTGGGGTGGGAGACCCCGCATGTCCTCAGAGGCTTTGGGGGAGGGTCTGAGCCCCATGTTCATCCTCCATAAATTGGAGAATGGGATGTACCCCTAAGGAACACAATAGAGGCCAGCAGAAcagagctagagcaggggtgggcaaactttttggcccaagggccacatctgggtatggaaattgtatggcaggccatgaatactCAGAAATTGGGggttggctgtgggggagctcctggctactcgagtcccagcctctcccagctgggggcactgcagagagaggggtgggagtgctggctgtggggtCGGGGGGAAGTTCCCAGCTACTCTAGTCCTTGCCtctctcagcagggggtgctgcagggagcagggcagcagcgctggctgtgtggggagcttccagctactccagtcccagcctctcccctttGATCTACAGACAGCTTTGTTACCTTTGTGAGAATGTTGTTGAAGCTGTTGGGACAGGTGACATCGAAGCACATGAGAATCACATGGGCTCCTGTGTAGGAGAGGGGACGGAGCCTGTCGTAATCTTCCTGCCCTGTGAGGAGGAGATGGAGGTTACTAAGTACTCCTCCCCTTCAAGTGCAGGGtccccaaccctccctgcccatcctctGTATGTGAGAGGGGATCTAGCCCTCAGGAACAGCTAACCATGGGTGTGTATTCAGCCACCCACTGGTGCACTCACACATACACCTGTATACTGACACACACTAACACATGCTGATACATATGCGCATGCACACTCACATATGCACAGATGCATGTACATGTGTACACACGTACACGCTAGCACACGCATGAACTCACACAAACTTACACTCTCTGCCACTCCAAataggccccagccctgccctgcagagagcccccccccccaatagctgGCAGAGATTTGAGAAGTGGTGATCCATAGCTCCTTCTAAGTCCCAGGGGAATCCCCTCTTGGCTCTTTTCTCCTTGGCCTGCCTGGCATTGTTCTGGCTggtctgggttcaaatccctgctctgccacagacttcctgtgcaacCTGGGGTGAGTCTGTTAGCTgcgccatgcctcagtttccccatctgtacaatggggattatagcagtgccctacctcacaggggcgtTGCGAGGATAAATTCACTAAAGATTGCGAGGAGGTCAGATACTATGGAGATAGGAGCCAGATAAGTATCTAAGATagccttccaccccccccattCACCCATGCCCAGAATCCCCATCACTCCACACACCCATTATCTGAACGATAGCCCTGCTTTTGAAATGTAGGTGTGATgagtctcatgatttttatcaTGACAGCTGGTATTTCTccaaaagctccagctcctggagtcatttgATTAGGGGTGACTCTCCTCTAAATTTAAATAAAGAGGAAGGTTGTAGCCCTTATGGAGTGAAGGAATGTCTGACAAGTTaatggctcaaaaaccagaaagaaaagaGCTCCCAGTTTATTAcagatctcatgatttttgaagctGATCTTGTGAATTTCTGAGGCCTGGCTCCTGCTGTTGGAAAGGATGGGGGGCCAGCAATCCTGGGCTGTATCACTTGACCCTCAGGGTAGGGGACAGAGCTCAGGATGCCAACAGCAGAACCCAGAAAGAACTTTGATCCCATGCTGCTGAGGTGGGCCTGTGGGGAAAGGGGCCTGTTTGCAGGaaaatgttttaagaaaatgTATATGCTAATAAGAGCCACCTATTGATTTGCATAATAcaccacaccccaacacacatgcATAGTGTATACAATCTTAGATCCAAGTATGATTTGCATAGCAATCTTAGATCCAAGCCTTGCCCCTTTGACTCTCAACCGTTCCTGACTACTGCaccccttttaggagtctgattaGTCTTGccctaccccaagtttcacctcacttaaaattatgtgcttacaaaatcagacataaacatacaaaagtgtcacagcacacactTAGtggaaaattgcttactttctcatttttaccatatgataaaataaatcaattggaatacaaCTATTGTACTTGCAtatcagtgtatagtatacagagcagtataaagaagtcattgtataaaattttagtttgtactgactttgctagtgaacataatggccacactgggtcagaccaaaggtccatctagcccagtatcctgtcttctgacagtggccaaggccaggtgccccagagggaatgaatagaacaggtaatcctcaactgattcattccctgtcactcattcctagcttctggcaaacagaggctagggacaccatcccagcccatcctggctaatagctattgatggatctatcctccatgaatttatctagttctttttgaaccctgttatagtcttggccttcacaacatcttctggcaaagagttccacaggatgattgtgcattgtgtgaagaaatacctccttttgttgttttaaacctgctgcctattaatttcatttggtgacccctagttcttgtgctatgagaaggcCCAggacttccttatttactt encodes the following:
- the RHOD gene encoding rho-related GTP-binding protein RhoD → MQRGDRAQSRTAGGTETGPTEIKAVIVGDGGCGKTSLLMVFAKGDFPRVYVPTVFEKYSASFQIGGKPVQINLWDTAGQEDYDRLRPLSYTGAHVILMCFDVTCPNSFNNILTKWYPEVNHFCKGVPIVLVGCKTDLRKDKVLLRRLHKDQLEPITYHKAEAMAREVHAVTYLECSAKYQENITDIFTEASSAALSAMQKSQRKRKPKRSCLLS